A section of the Synechococcus sp. MU1617 genome encodes:
- a CDS encoding DNA-processing protein DprA produces the protein MLVRGWWWLWTCCPGLGNARMADLRGLCRDQAIGPDQLWGWPIERLGQALAWPAHCLDAVDRYRRERGTEPVFDVPACALLPGDSAWPCSLDGVNSPPSGLYVEGDRSLLRYLNARTAIAVVGTRSASDHGLAMAEELGRALAEAGWPVLSGLAEGIDAAAHRGCLARNGAPIAVLGTPLDRVYPAHHRSLQQQVGRQGLLVSPNRSGCRVHPGHFAARNRWLVAFAQALVVVECPQRSGALISARWASRMQCPVWVVPGDARRWSCRGSNALLRDGATALIHPEELFASLGDGPLKPEDSRGKHQRVMEAIGSGATFDQLLLRLQCSPAELAPQLLALECQGELLCESGLHWRKPRP, from the coding sequence GTGCTGGTGCGCGGATGGTGGTGGCTCTGGACCTGTTGCCCTGGCTTGGGCAACGCACGCATGGCCGATCTGCGCGGGCTTTGCCGCGATCAAGCCATCGGCCCTGATCAGCTTTGGGGTTGGCCGATCGAACGCCTTGGCCAGGCGCTGGCTTGGCCGGCGCACTGTCTGGACGCCGTGGATCGTTACCGGCGGGAGCGGGGAACTGAGCCCGTCTTTGATGTTCCTGCCTGTGCTCTTCTGCCGGGTGACTCTGCCTGGCCATGCAGCTTGGACGGTGTGAACTCACCCCCTTCCGGGTTGTACGTCGAAGGGGATCGATCGCTGCTTCGTTATTTGAATGCCCGAACCGCCATCGCGGTGGTGGGCACCCGCTCCGCCTCGGACCATGGCCTTGCGATGGCTGAAGAACTGGGCCGCGCTTTGGCCGAGGCGGGTTGGCCCGTTCTTAGTGGTCTTGCGGAAGGGATTGATGCTGCAGCCCATCGCGGCTGTTTGGCCAGAAACGGTGCACCCATCGCGGTGTTGGGGACACCCTTGGATCGTGTCTATCCAGCCCACCACCGATCGTTGCAACAGCAGGTCGGCAGGCAAGGACTGTTGGTGAGCCCAAACCGGTCCGGCTGTCGCGTGCATCCAGGGCACTTCGCGGCGCGGAATCGTTGGTTGGTGGCCTTTGCCCAAGCGCTTGTAGTGGTGGAGTGTCCGCAACGCAGCGGAGCACTGATTTCGGCCCGCTGGGCGAGCCGGATGCAGTGCCCGGTGTGGGTGGTTCCTGGTGATGCCCGCCGTTGGTCTTGTCGGGGCAGCAATGCCCTGCTTCGGGATGGTGCGACTGCCTTGATCCACCCCGAGGAGTTGTTTGCCTCTCTTGGTGATGGCCCGTTGAAGCCAGAGGATTCACGCGGTAAGCATCAACGCGTGATGGAGGCCATCGGCTCGGGGGCGACCTTTGATCAGCTGTTGCTGCGTTTGCAGTGCTCCCCTGCTGAGCTGGCCCCGCAGCTTTTGGCCCTTGAGTGTCAGGGCGAACTGCTGTGTGAGTCTGGATTGCATTGGCGCAAGCCTCGGCCTTGA
- the prmC gene encoding peptide chain release factor N(5)-glutamine methyltransferase, protein MAQASALTDCKTVAGTDVLQWRRQQLARGGTAADLDWLLDLAGGVRWASLQRLLLDPTRTVALEQSLEALSDLWECHLHRDVPLQHLVGLCPWRDLLLESSPAALIPRQETELLVDLALGQFNATPPACWADLGTGSGAIAVGLARAWPTSPGHGVDLSPDALRLAERNLERCAPHHNCSLHLGSWWTPLKVWWGSLDLVVSNPPYIPSAVVDGLESVVRDHEPHMALRGGPDGLDAIRAVVNGAPTGLSPGGWLLLEHHHDQSAQVTQLLRDAGLVEVSAAADLEGTLRFALARKPAASS, encoded by the coding sequence TTGGCGCAAGCCTCGGCCTTGACAGACTGCAAAACCGTGGCCGGCACTGATGTGTTGCAGTGGCGGCGTCAACAACTCGCCCGGGGTGGCACCGCGGCTGATCTCGATTGGTTGCTTGATCTGGCCGGTGGCGTTCGTTGGGCCAGCCTGCAAAGACTGTTGTTGGATCCCACGCGCACCGTCGCCCTGGAGCAGTCCCTTGAGGCGCTTTCTGATCTGTGGGAGTGCCACCTTCACAGGGATGTTCCCCTGCAGCACTTGGTGGGGCTCTGTCCCTGGCGGGATTTGCTGCTTGAGTCGTCGCCTGCCGCATTGATTCCCCGGCAGGAAACGGAACTGCTGGTGGATCTGGCCCTGGGCCAGTTCAACGCCACTCCCCCTGCCTGTTGGGCTGACCTCGGCACCGGCTCAGGGGCCATCGCTGTGGGTTTAGCCCGCGCCTGGCCGACGTCACCGGGGCATGGCGTCGACCTCAGTCCAGATGCCTTGCGTCTGGCAGAACGCAACCTTGAACGTTGCGCCCCGCATCACAACTGTTCGTTGCACCTCGGTTCGTGGTGGACTCCTCTAAAGGTTTGGTGGGGGAGCCTGGATCTTGTGGTCAGCAATCCTCCGTACATCCCCAGTGCTGTGGTTGACGGTCTTGAGTCTGTGGTTCGTGACCATGAACCGCATATGGCGTTGCGTGGTGGCCCGGATGGCTTGGATGCCATCCGGGCCGTGGTGAATGGAGCACCAACAGGGCTGTCGCCTGGTGGCTGGCTTCTGCTCGAACACCATCACGACCAGAGCGCTCAGGTGACCCAGCTGCTGCGGGATGCCGGCTTGGTGGAGGTCAGCGCGGCCGCTGATCTTGAGGGGACCCTTCGCTTTGCGCTTGCTCGCAAACCTGCCGCATCAAGCTGA
- a CDS encoding L-threonylcarbamoyladenylate synthase — translation MPVPVLAATDLAMRLRAGEAAVIPTDTLPGLAVLPDHAQTLWRLKRRPADKPLILMGASVNDLLHEVAVPCHREVEALADRNWPGALTLVVPARDGGAGRYLNPGGTTLGCRIPACEQTRALLQISGPLATTSANRSGEPASMTAAEASLVFPDVAQLGPQPWPQPSGQASTVLVWVEDGRWRMVRRGAVIPAGVEVLE, via the coding sequence ATGCCCGTTCCGGTTCTGGCCGCCACTGATCTGGCCATGCGGCTTCGTGCCGGCGAAGCGGCAGTCATTCCCACCGACACCCTGCCGGGACTGGCGGTGCTTCCCGATCACGCCCAGACTCTCTGGCGCCTGAAACGCCGACCGGCGGACAAGCCCCTCATCTTGATGGGGGCATCAGTGAACGACTTGCTCCACGAGGTTGCGGTTCCGTGCCATCGGGAGGTTGAAGCCTTGGCTGATCGCAATTGGCCTGGAGCGCTCACCCTGGTGGTGCCTGCCCGTGATGGCGGAGCTGGCCGGTATCTCAATCCAGGTGGCACAACGTTGGGCTGCCGCATTCCGGCCTGTGAGCAGACCCGTGCTCTGCTTCAGATCAGCGGGCCATTGGCCACGACCAGTGCCAATCGTTCCGGAGAACCTGCGAGCATGACCGCAGCAGAGGCGTCGTTGGTTTTCCCTGATGTCGCTCAGCTGGGTCCGCAGCCCTGGCCTCAACCCTCGGGCCAGGCCAGCACGGTGTTGGTCTGGGTCGAGGACGGACGCTGGCGCATGGTGCGACGTGGTGCTGTGATTCCGGCAGGGGTTG